The following coding sequences are from one Microbacterium sp. SORGH_AS_0969 window:
- the rpsL gene encoding 30S ribosomal protein S12, with the protein MPTIQQLVRKGRSPKVSKTKAPALKSNPQQAGVCTRVYTTTPKKPNSAMRKVARVKLRNGTEVTAYIPGEGHNLQEHSLVLVRGGRVKDLPGVRYKIVRGALDTQAVKNRKQARSRYGAKKG; encoded by the coding sequence GTGCCAACCATTCAGCAGTTGGTTCGCAAGGGCCGCTCGCCGAAGGTCTCGAAGACCAAGGCTCCCGCGCTGAAGTCGAACCCCCAGCAGGCCGGCGTGTGCACCCGCGTGTACACCACGACCCCCAAGAAGCCGAACTCGGCCATGCGCAAGGTCGCCCGCGTGAAGCTGCGCAACGGCACCGAGGTCACCGCCTACATCCCCGGCGAGGGCCACAACCTGCAGGAGCACTCGCTCGTGCTCGTCCGCGGTGGTCGTGTCAAGGACCTCCCCGGTGTCCGTTACAAGATCGTCCGCGGTGCGCTCGACACCCAGGCTGTCAAGAACCGTAAGCAGGCTCGTAGCCGCTACGGCGCGAAGAAGGGCTGA
- a CDS encoding DUF5684 domain-containing protein has product MNDSTGAILGLSTAVLFVILYVWYALALSAMFAKTGEPSWKAWVPVVNGATILKLGGFSPWLVLLNLVPLFGGIAFVIVFIVAVHRISVGFDRGAGTTVLGVLVQVVWASVLGFGSARWYGHEAIRSSAVEENSAPSRRGQDFAGPYVPLVGGWTPEPPAAAADDDSPRSEPVVLPFAAPSGSLSDAVPSAVDWAPSRHDDDASLAERPVPSRPQDRAPDAAPPTSVFDVLDALRADANEPAPRRSTADAAPAPSDSDDNGFQPTVPLTPGLPFRGRGAAAVPPAPAESEVEPAPRAAQTFPQPEPWAPPRRAEVVDTPASDSPLTRPAAEAPPEPEAPALDAEVTPDEFPELSEAVSAVSGAPDAGAPRSARTSVAALYTQPEFAADPDGDDDLDALDRTVVARRRRIPWALVPPSGDPIDLTSSVVIVGRRPAADTAFPDAQLVAITDETRTVSKTHARLQLRGDTWFVTDLDSTNGVLFATLMGTEIEAPPGEEIEAGERFFLGDAEVRLSRRDA; this is encoded by the coding sequence ATGAACGATTCCACCGGCGCCATCCTCGGGCTGTCCACCGCCGTCCTGTTCGTCATCCTCTATGTCTGGTACGCCCTGGCACTGTCGGCGATGTTCGCCAAGACCGGCGAGCCGTCGTGGAAGGCCTGGGTCCCCGTGGTGAACGGCGCCACGATCCTGAAGCTCGGCGGCTTCTCGCCCTGGCTCGTCCTTCTGAACCTCGTGCCGCTCTTCGGCGGGATCGCGTTCGTGATCGTCTTCATCGTCGCGGTGCATCGCATCAGCGTCGGGTTCGATCGCGGGGCCGGGACGACCGTGCTCGGCGTTCTCGTGCAGGTCGTGTGGGCGAGTGTTCTCGGGTTCGGCTCCGCGCGCTGGTACGGGCACGAGGCGATCCGCTCGTCCGCGGTCGAGGAGAACTCCGCCCCGTCGCGACGGGGCCAGGACTTCGCCGGTCCCTACGTGCCCCTCGTCGGGGGCTGGACGCCCGAGCCCCCCGCCGCGGCAGCCGACGACGATTCACCCCGCTCCGAGCCCGTCGTGCTCCCCTTCGCCGCTCCCTCCGGCTCCCTGTCGGACGCCGTGCCCTCGGCCGTGGATTGGGCGCCGTCCCGTCACGACGACGACGCCTCGCTCGCGGAGCGCCCCGTCCCGTCCCGCCCGCAGGACCGTGCTCCGGATGCCGCGCCCCCGACGTCCGTGTTCGACGTCCTCGATGCTCTTCGCGCCGACGCGAACGAGCCGGCTCCGCGCCGCAGCACCGCCGATGCGGCGCCCGCCCCGTCCGACTCCGACGACAACGGCTTCCAGCCCACGGTGCCCCTAACTCCGGGTCTGCCCTTCCGCGGGCGGGGCGCCGCCGCGGTGCCCCCCGCGCCGGCGGAGTCCGAGGTCGAGCCCGCGCCGCGCGCCGCGCAGACGTTCCCGCAGCCGGAGCCGTGGGCGCCGCCGCGCCGGGCAGAGGTCGTCGATACCCCGGCGTCCGATTCTCCGCTCACGCGTCCCGCGGCTGAGGCCCCGCCGGAGCCCGAGGCGCCCGCCCTCGACGCCGAGGTGACCCCGGACGAGTTCCCCGAACTGTCCGAGGCGGTCTCCGCCGTCTCCGGCGCTCCGGATGCCGGCGCCCCCCGCTCCGCGCGCACCTCGGTCGCCGCGCTGTACACGCAGCCGGAGTTCGCCGCCGACCCGGACGGCGACGACGACCTCGACGCCCTGGATCGCACGGTCGTGGCTCGTCGACGCCGGATCCCGTGGGCGCTCGTCCCGCCGAGCGGCGACCCGATCGACCTCACGTCGTCCGTGGTCATCGTGGGCCGCCGCCCCGCCGCCGACACCGCATTCCCCGACGCGCAGCTCGTGGCGATCACCGATGAGACGCGCACGGTGTCCAAAACCCACGCGCGACTCCAGCTCCGCGGGGACACGTGGTTCGTCACCGACCTGGACTCGACGAACGGGGTCCTGTTCGCCACCCTGATGGGCACCGAGATCGAGGCGCCTCCGGGGGAGGAGATCGAAGCCGGCGAACGGTTCTTCCTGGGTGACGCGGAGGTGCGGCTGTCCCGGAGGGACGCGTGA
- a CDS encoding transglutaminaseTgpA domain-containing protein — protein MTAPRHPGRVVAAALYTLATVALAAVAAWPVYASWSFLVLVVVSAFAAALIVALVTWRRGGGWITAAATVVAFLVLCVPLAVPSRVGGPLEILRGIGEASAGVLVAWKDLVTVDLPVGDYRNLLVPALVVFLVGTVLTLSLAVRTDRRSTAAVVSGLLMTGFGLFFGRTSPSSPLVWGPLSLPAPIETAVGLAALLSAVLWLAWRAHDERVRSLRRATALATVASSTRRSRTDRRRALTGAGTILVAALATVAVVPWAAGDADRHVLRSATGPERQIAEAVSPLSSYRAMFSDARVDDVLFQVNGDGALPDRIRVATLDSYDGEIFRSSGTGEGRFVRVPSRLPSGEGRPIDAEIEIGDLGGIWMPTAGSLSQATFAGDRANQLADRFYYSSAAEAGVQIADGGLEPGDRYRVTGTETAAVDVASLTPPGAPGGVSGGENLRRWVDEHATGDGGAALASLVQLLRERGYLSHGLAPAAGSALPKWATDLSGYQVQPSASGHSLARIETMFQRLLDREDDPRAAASGNYVAAVGDDEQFAVAVALIAHELGFPARVVVGARLTSADPALPTCDAGICRAEDLSAWTEVQGTDGQWAAIDVTPQREQSPSLEVTEQRDPENVTEVRPDTVDDVVPPAPLQEDNTLNDENRADDGLDLAWLWPILRITGLSFLVVLVLFGPFLAVVIAKVIRRRGRRRDPDPRAAIAGGWDEYVDAGVDAGRELPPASTRRELVSAWGTAGGERLADEADRAVFSSRTVTADEAAAFWRIVDAERRTLTRQRGGWRRLLAAVSLRSFLRFLAPRPTRRRPPHRDERGKRPAPRRRDTT, from the coding sequence GTGACCGCCCCCCGGCATCCGGGGCGCGTCGTGGCCGCCGCGCTCTACACGCTCGCGACCGTCGCGCTCGCCGCCGTCGCCGCCTGGCCGGTCTACGCCTCGTGGTCCTTCCTCGTGCTCGTGGTCGTGTCGGCGTTCGCGGCGGCGCTGATCGTCGCGCTCGTGACCTGGCGCCGCGGCGGTGGGTGGATCACGGCGGCCGCGACGGTCGTCGCGTTCCTCGTGCTGTGCGTGCCGCTCGCCGTCCCGTCGCGGGTCGGGGGGCCGCTCGAGATCCTGCGGGGCATCGGCGAGGCATCCGCGGGAGTCCTCGTGGCCTGGAAGGACCTGGTCACCGTCGACCTCCCGGTGGGCGACTACCGCAACCTGCTCGTGCCCGCCCTCGTGGTCTTCCTCGTCGGCACCGTGCTCACGCTCTCCCTCGCCGTGCGGACCGATCGGCGATCGACGGCCGCCGTCGTGAGCGGGTTGCTCATGACCGGGTTCGGTCTGTTCTTCGGGCGGACGTCCCCGAGCTCGCCGCTCGTGTGGGGTCCGCTGTCGCTGCCCGCGCCGATCGAGACCGCGGTGGGGCTGGCGGCGCTGCTCTCCGCGGTGCTCTGGCTCGCGTGGCGGGCCCACGACGAGCGGGTCCGGTCTCTCCGTCGTGCCACCGCCCTGGCGACGGTCGCGTCGAGCACGCGGCGATCGCGGACGGATCGGCGTCGCGCCCTCACCGGGGCGGGCACGATCCTCGTCGCCGCGCTCGCGACCGTCGCCGTGGTCCCGTGGGCGGCTGGCGACGCCGACCGGCACGTGCTGCGGTCGGCCACGGGCCCCGAGAGGCAGATCGCAGAGGCGGTGAGTCCGCTCTCCTCGTACCGGGCGATGTTCTCGGACGCCCGCGTCGACGACGTGCTGTTCCAGGTGAACGGCGACGGTGCCCTGCCCGACCGCATCCGCGTCGCCACGCTCGACTCCTACGACGGAGAGATCTTCCGCTCCTCGGGCACGGGCGAGGGGCGCTTCGTCCGCGTCCCGTCGCGACTGCCGTCGGGCGAGGGGCGTCCGATCGACGCCGAGATCGAGATCGGCGACCTCGGCGGAATCTGGATGCCGACGGCGGGAAGCCTCAGTCAAGCCACCTTCGCCGGCGACCGGGCGAACCAGCTGGCCGACCGGTTCTACTACAGTTCCGCCGCAGAGGCGGGCGTGCAGATCGCCGACGGCGGGCTCGAGCCGGGCGACCGCTACCGGGTGACGGGGACCGAGACCGCCGCGGTGGACGTCGCGAGCCTGACTCCTCCCGGCGCTCCCGGCGGTGTCTCGGGCGGCGAGAACCTCCGCCGGTGGGTCGACGAGCACGCGACCGGCGACGGCGGGGCGGCGCTCGCTTCCCTCGTGCAGCTGCTGCGGGAGCGCGGGTACCTCAGCCACGGATTGGCACCGGCCGCGGGCTCCGCACTCCCGAAGTGGGCGACCGATCTCTCGGGCTATCAGGTGCAGCCGAGCGCGTCCGGCCACTCCCTGGCCCGCATCGAGACGATGTTCCAGCGCCTGCTCGATCGGGAGGACGACCCTCGGGCCGCGGCATCCGGAAACTATGTCGCCGCCGTCGGCGACGACGAGCAGTTCGCCGTGGCCGTCGCCCTGATCGCCCACGAGCTGGGCTTCCCCGCGCGCGTCGTCGTCGGCGCGCGACTGACGTCCGCGGATCCCGCCCTCCCGACGTGCGACGCCGGGATCTGCCGTGCCGAAGACCTCAGCGCGTGGACCGAGGTACAGGGCACCGATGGACAATGGGCGGCGATCGACGTCACCCCGCAGCGGGAGCAGTCGCCGAGCCTCGAGGTCACCGAGCAGCGCGACCCCGAGAACGTCACCGAGGTGCGCCCCGACACGGTCGACGACGTCGTTCCGCCGGCTCCGTTGCAGGAGGACAACACCCTCAACGATGAGAACCGGGCGGACGACGGTCTCGATCTCGCCTGGCTGTGGCCGATCCTGCGGATCACCGGGCTCTCGTTTCTCGTCGTCCTGGTGCTTTTCGGCCCGTTCCTCGCGGTGGTGATCGCGAAGGTGATCCGTCGTCGCGGCCGCCGTCGCGATCCCGACCCTCGCGCCGCGATCGCCGGCGGGTGGGACGAGTACGTCGACGCCGGTGTGGATGCGGGTCGCGAACTCCCGCCGGCATCCACACGCCGAGAGCTCGTGTCGGCGTGGGGCACAGCCGGGGGCGAACGTCTCGCGGACGAGGCCGATCGCGCGGTCTTCTCGTCCCGGACCGTCACGGCCGACGAAGCCGCGGCGTTCTGGCGGATCGTCGATGCCGAACGCCGCACGCTCACGCGTCAGCGCGGCGGATGGCGGCGGCTGCTCGCGGCCGTATCGTTGAGATCGTTCCTGCGGTTCCTCGCCCCGCGCCCCACGCGCCGACGGCCGCCGCACCGCGACGAGAGGGGGAAGCGCCCCGCCCCACGGCGGCGCGACACGACATGA
- a CDS encoding DUF58 domain-containing protein: MPEVNSTESRLTRTSAGTAVTGSRTSITSTSTRRERRIVRAVVRVAEAWRVTTDAAVTATRWAGRTVRPAGAVVTIAATGGLLLGVVFGWIEWMVAGSAALLLLLMSVPFLFGARAYAVDLTLARERVVAGHGVTGEIVVHNESSRVALPGRLDIPVGQGLVEFGVPLLRPGQSVTEALEIPPLPRGIVRVGPVTTVRSDPVGLLRREHDFDDAHEVFVHPRTVTLPSTSAGLVRDLEGNATRRLVDADMSFHAIREYAPGDSQRQVHWKSTAKTGRLMVRQYEESRRSRMAVVLGAASQEYLDADEYELAVAAAASLGLRAVRDARDIDIVTGSEIPRVVKGRLRAIRHVPTITPRQMLDGFSALERHDNTMPVSDVCRLASESNERLSIAFVVVGSRVPVAQLRQAALAFPADTAVAAVVCDERAHPRMQSIAGLTVLTIGTLDDLSGLLVRGATS, encoded by the coding sequence ATGCCGGAGGTGAACTCCACCGAGTCGCGGTTGACGCGCACGTCCGCCGGCACGGCCGTCACCGGCTCGCGCACCTCGATCACGTCCACGTCGACGAGGCGCGAGCGGCGGATCGTGCGCGCCGTCGTGCGTGTCGCCGAGGCGTGGCGCGTCACGACGGATGCCGCCGTGACGGCGACGCGGTGGGCGGGGCGCACCGTGCGCCCGGCGGGCGCCGTCGTGACGATCGCCGCGACGGGGGGACTGCTGCTCGGCGTCGTCTTCGGCTGGATCGAGTGGATGGTCGCCGGCAGCGCAGCACTTCTTCTGCTGCTCATGAGCGTGCCGTTCCTCTTCGGCGCCCGCGCGTACGCCGTCGATCTGACCCTCGCGCGTGAGCGCGTCGTGGCGGGCCACGGCGTGACGGGCGAGATCGTCGTACACAACGAGAGCTCGCGTGTCGCGCTCCCCGGGCGCCTCGACATCCCCGTCGGGCAGGGCCTCGTGGAGTTCGGGGTCCCGCTCCTCCGTCCGGGGCAGAGCGTCACCGAGGCGCTGGAGATCCCTCCGCTGCCGCGCGGCATCGTCCGTGTCGGTCCGGTCACGACCGTCCGCAGCGATCCCGTCGGGCTCCTGCGCCGGGAGCACGACTTCGACGACGCGCACGAGGTGTTCGTCCACCCCCGCACGGTCACCCTTCCCTCCACGAGCGCAGGTCTCGTGCGCGACCTCGAGGGCAACGCGACCCGTCGCCTCGTCGATGCCGACATGTCGTTCCACGCGATCCGCGAATACGCGCCCGGCGACTCGCAGCGGCAGGTCCACTGGAAGTCCACGGCCAAGACCGGCCGACTCATGGTGCGTCAGTACGAGGAGTCACGCCGCTCCCGCATGGCCGTCGTTCTCGGGGCCGCCTCGCAGGAGTACCTCGACGCCGACGAGTACGAGCTCGCCGTGGCCGCCGCGGCGTCGCTCGGGCTCCGCGCCGTCCGCGACGCCCGCGACATCGACATCGTCACGGGCTCCGAGATCCCGCGCGTCGTCAAGGGCCGTCTGCGTGCGATCCGTCACGTGCCGACGATCACTCCGCGGCAGATGCTCGACGGCTTCAGCGCCCTCGAGCGCCACGACAACACCATGCCGGTCTCAGACGTCTGCCGCCTGGCATCCGAATCGAACGAGCGTCTCTCGATCGCGTTCGTCGTCGTCGGCTCCCGTGTTCCCGTCGCGCAGCTGCGTCAGGCCGCGCTGGCCTTCCCCGCCGACACCGCGGTCGCGGCCGTCGTGTGCGACGAGCGTGCGCACCCGCGCATGCAGAGCATCGCCGGCCTGACCGTCCTGACCATCGGCACCCTCGACGATCTCTCCGGCCTCCTCGTGCGGGGAGCGACCTCGTGA
- a CDS encoding MoxR family ATPase, which produces MTITQEQATWFAQTFSQIADNVERAVLGKRHVVELVLTAMLSDGHVLLEDVPGTGKTSLARAVAQSVQGTNTRIQFTPDLLPGDITGITVYDQKTGRFEFHAGPVFANIVLADEINRASPKTQSALLEVMEEGRVTIDGVSREVGVPFLVLATQNPVEQAGTYRLPEAQLDRFLLRTSLGYPDHAATVRILDGAAVSTADLRPIVTPQALVGMADLAATVYVDALVLDYIARLVDATRSADEVRLGVSIRGALALTRATRTRAAAQGRTYATPDDVKALAVAVLSHRLILHPEAEFDGVTAEAVIGQVLLDVAPPTQRESERAR; this is translated from the coding sequence ATGACGATCACCCAGGAGCAGGCGACCTGGTTCGCGCAGACGTTCTCGCAGATCGCCGACAACGTCGAGCGCGCCGTGCTCGGTAAGAGGCACGTGGTCGAGCTCGTGCTGACCGCGATGCTGAGCGACGGGCATGTCCTCCTCGAGGACGTGCCGGGTACCGGGAAGACCTCGCTCGCGCGCGCGGTCGCCCAGTCGGTGCAGGGGACGAACACCCGCATCCAGTTCACGCCCGACCTGCTGCCGGGCGACATCACCGGCATCACGGTGTACGACCAGAAGACGGGGCGATTCGAGTTCCACGCCGGGCCCGTCTTCGCCAACATCGTGCTCGCCGACGAGATCAACCGGGCGAGCCCGAAGACGCAGTCGGCCCTGCTCGAGGTCATGGAAGAGGGGCGGGTCACCATCGACGGCGTCTCGCGCGAGGTCGGCGTGCCCTTCCTCGTCCTCGCGACGCAGAACCCCGTCGAGCAGGCGGGCACCTATCGCCTCCCCGAGGCGCAGCTCGACCGCTTCCTCCTACGGACCTCGCTCGGATACCCCGATCACGCCGCCACCGTGCGCATCCTCGACGGAGCGGCCGTCTCGACGGCCGACCTCCGCCCGATCGTCACCCCGCAGGCTCTCGTCGGAATGGCAGATCTCGCGGCCACCGTGTACGTGGACGCCCTCGTCCTCGACTACATCGCCCGGCTCGTGGATGCCACGCGCTCCGCCGACGAGGTCCGCCTCGGCGTCAGCATCCGCGGGGCGTTGGCCCTCACCCGGGCCACCCGTACCCGCGCCGCCGCGCAGGGCCGCACGTACGCGACCCCCGACGATGTGAAGGCGCTCGCCGTGGCGGTGCTCTCGCACCGGCTCATCCTGCACCCCGAGGCCGAGTTCGACGGGGTGACCGCGGAGGCGGTCATCGGGCAGGTGCTCCTCGACGTCGCACCGCCCACGCAGCGCGAGAGCGAGCGCGCGCGATGA